The following proteins come from a genomic window of Bacilli bacterium PM5-9:
- a CDS encoding large subunit ribosomal protein L29 (product_source=KO:K02904; cath_funfam=1.10.287.310; cog=COG0255; ko=KO:K02904; pfam=PF00831; smart=SM00435; superfamily=46561; tigrfam=TIGR00012) yields MRIEEIREKTVSELNDKVLELKKELFELRFQQATGQLERPSQLREVKKTIARIKTVITEKEMQE; encoded by the coding sequence ATGAGAATAGAAGAAATCAGAGAAAAAACAGTTTCTGAATTAAATGATAAAGTTCTTGAGCTTAAAAAAGAATTATTCGAATTAAGATTCCAACAAGCTACAGGACAACTTGAAAGACCTAGTCAATTAAGAGAAGTAAAGAAAACAATTGCTCGTATTAAAACTGTTATTACAGAAAAAGAAATGCAAGAATAG
- a CDS encoding small subunit ribosomal protein S17 (product_source=KO:K02961; cath_funfam=2.40.50.140; cog=COG0186; ko=KO:K02961; pfam=PF00366; superfamily=50249; tigrfam=TIGR03635), giving the protein MERNSRRTLTGKVVSDKMDKTITVLVETYKEHPLYSKRVKYSKKYKAHDENNEAKMGDTVTIMSTRPLSATKRFRLLKIVEKAVII; this is encoded by the coding sequence ATGGAAAGAAATAGTCGTAGAACATTAACTGGTAAAGTTGTATCAGATAAAATGGACAAAACAATTACAGTACTTGTAGAAACTTACAAAGAACATCCTCTTTATTCAAAACGTGTTAAGTATTCAAAAAAATATAAAGCACATGATGAAAACAATGAAGCTAAAATGGGTGATACTGTAACAATTATGTCAACAAGACCATTATCTGCTACAAAAAGATTTCGTTTATTAAAAATTGTTGAGAAAGCAGTTATTATTTAA
- a CDS encoding large subunit ribosomal protein L14 (product_source=KO:K02874; cath_funfam=2.40.150.20; cog=COG0093; ko=KO:K02874; pfam=PF00238; smart=SM01374; superfamily=50193; tigrfam=TIGR01067) has product MVQNESRLKVADNTGAKEVLVIRNLGGSVKKYSNIGDIFVCTVKQASPGSMVKKGEVVRAVVVRSKTGLRRNDGSYIKFDENAAVILKDDNTPRGTRIFGPVARELRDKNFMKIVSLAPEVL; this is encoded by the coding sequence ATGGTTCAAAATGAATCAAGACTTAAAGTTGCTGATAACACTGGTGCTAAAGAAGTACTAGTAATTAGAAACTTAGGTGGATCAGTAAAAAAATATTCAAACATTGGCGATATCTTTGTTTGTACAGTAAAACAAGCAAGTCCAGGGTCAATGGTTAAAAAAGGTGAAGTTGTTCGTGCCGTAGTTGTTCGTTCAAAAACGGGACTTAGAAGAAATGATGGATCTTATATTAAATTTGATGAAAATGCTGCAGTTATTTTAAAAGATGATAACACACCAAGAGGTACTCGTATCTTTGGTCCAGTTGCTAGAGAGCTAAGAGATAAGAATTTTATGAAAATTGTTTCACTAGCTCCAGAAGTACTGTAG
- a CDS encoding large subunit ribosomal protein L24 (product_source=KO:K02895; cath_funfam=2.30.30.30; cog=COG0198; ko=KO:K02895; pfam=PF00467,PF17136; smart=SM00739; superfamily=50104; tigrfam=TIGR01079) codes for MRIKTGDLVQIIAGKEENKGKQGKVLKVLRKENRVVVEDVNKVTKHLRPTNANPEGGTQVIEAPIHVSNVMLVDPKTKKPTRVGIEIKDGKKVRVTKKSGSVLDK; via the coding sequence ATGCGAATTAAAACAGGAGATCTTGTTCAAATAATCGCTGGAAAAGAAGAGAACAAGGGAAAACAAGGAAAAGTATTAAAAGTTTTACGAAAAGAAAATCGCGTTGTTGTTGAAGACGTTAATAAAGTAACAAAGCATTTAAGACCAACTAATGCAAATCCTGAAGGTGGTACTCAAGTAATTGAAGCACCAATTCATGTTTCTAATGTTATGTTAGTTGATCCTAAAACAAAAAAACCAACAAGAGTTGGAATTGAAATTAAAGATGGAAAAAAAGTACGTGTTACAAAAAAATCAGGTAGCGTATTAGATAAGTAA
- a CDS encoding large subunit ribosomal protein L5 (product_source=KO:K02931; cath_funfam=3.30.1440.10; cog=COG0094; ko=KO:K02931; pfam=PF00281,PF00673; superfamily=55282), whose translation MNRLKEKYDNEVKKELLTKFNYSSVMQVPKIEKIVINIGVGDAVSNSKLLDESVAELELITGQKPVVTRAKQSIAGFKLRENMPIGTKVTLRGEKMYDFLDKLVSISLPRVRDFRGVSADSFDGRGNYTLGVKEQLIFPEINYDKVNKTRGMDIVIVTTANTDEESRELLTQLGMPFKK comes from the coding sequence ATGAATCGTTTAAAAGAAAAATATGATAACGAAGTAAAAAAAGAATTGTTGACAAAATTTAATTATAGTTCAGTTATGCAAGTTCCTAAAATCGAGAAAATTGTTATAAATATTGGTGTTGGGGATGCAGTAAGTAATTCTAAATTATTAGATGAATCAGTTGCTGAATTAGAATTAATTACAGGTCAAAAACCAGTAGTTACAAGAGCTAAACAATCAATTGCTGGATTTAAGTTACGTGAAAATATGCCTATTGGGACTAAAGTAACTTTAAGAGGAGAAAAGATGTATGATTTCTTAGATAAATTAGTATCAATTTCTTTACCTCGTGTTCGTGACTTTAGAGGAGTATCTGCTGACTCATTTGATGGAAGAGGTAACTACACTTTAGGTGTTAAAGAACAATTAATTTTCCCAGAGATTAACTATGATAAAGTTAACAAAACAAGAGGAATGGATATTGTAATAGTAACAACAGCAAATACCGATGAGGAATCAAGAGAATTGTTAACTCAACTAGGTATGCCATTCAAAAAGTAA
- a CDS encoding small subunit ribosomal protein S14 (product_source=KO:K02954; cath_funfam=4.10.830.10; cog=COG0199; ko=KO:K02954; pfam=PF00253; superfamily=57716), with translation MAKTSMKVKQARPQKFKVREYTRCERCGRPHSVLRKFKLCRICFRELANKGQIPGVKKASW, from the coding sequence ATGGCTAAAACGTCAATGAAAGTGAAACAAGCACGTCCTCAAAAATTTAAAGTGCGTGAATATACAAGATGCGAAAGATGTGGAAGACCACATTCAGTATTACGTAAATTTAAATTATGTCGTATTTGTTTCCGTGAATTAGCAAACAAAGGACAAATTCCTGGTGTTAAAAAAGCCAGCTGGTAA
- a CDS encoding small subunit ribosomal protein S8 (product_source=KO:K02994; cath_funfam=3.30.1370.30,3.30.1490.10; cog=COG0096; ko=KO:K02994; pfam=PF00410; superfamily=56047): MVMTDPIADLFTRIRNANQMRHEKVTLPHSKLKVEIAKILEDEGFINGYKVEGDVKKNLIIELKYGRSNERVISGIKRVSKPGLRVYAKCNELPRVLNGLGLAIISTPKGVMSEKQARKENVGGEVIAYVW; this comes from the coding sequence ATGGTAATGACAGATCCAATTGCAGATTTATTCACAAGAATTCGTAATGCGAATCAAATGCGTCATGAAAAAGTAACACTACCTCACTCTAAACTTAAAGTGGAAATCGCTAAAATTTTAGAAGATGAAGGATTTATCAACGGTTACAAAGTAGAAGGTGACGTAAAGAAAAATCTGATTATTGAGTTAAAATATGGTAGATCAAATGAAAGAGTAATTTCAGGAATTAAGAGAGTATCTAAACCTGGACTACGTGTTTATGCAAAATGTAATGAACTACCTAGAGTATTAAATGGCTTAGGTTTAGCAATCATTTCAACTCCAAAAGGAGTAATGAGCGAAAAACAAGCAAGAAAAGAAAATGTTGGTGGAGAAGTAATAGCCTACGTTTGGTAA
- a CDS encoding large subunit ribosomal protein L6 (product_source=KO:K02933; cath_funfam=3.90.930.12; cog=COG0097; ko=KO:K02933; pfam=PF00347; superfamily=56053; tigrfam=TIGR03654), with protein sequence MSRIGNQVINVPAGVEITIADNNNVSVKGPKGTLEQTFSADMAIELNDGQLTVKRPTEQKHHKQLHGTTRALLANMVVGVTEGYKIDLEIVGLGYRATMQGKKLVLSVGYSHPVEFDIVDGVTVEVPSQTEISISGINKQIVGEFAANVRATRKPEPYKGKGIRYKGEQVKRKEGKKAGK encoded by the coding sequence ATGTCTCGTATTGGAAATCAAGTTATTAATGTTCCAGCTGGTGTTGAAATAACAATTGCTGATAATAATAATGTAAGTGTTAAAGGACCTAAAGGAACATTAGAGCAAACGTTTAGCGCAGACATGGCTATTGAATTAAATGATGGTCAATTAACTGTAAAAAGACCTACAGAACAAAAACATCACAAGCAATTGCATGGTACTACAAGAGCATTACTTGCTAACATGGTTGTCGGTGTAACTGAAGGTTATAAAATAGATTTAGAGATTGTTGGACTTGGATATCGTGCGACAATGCAAGGTAAAAAACTTGTTTTAAGTGTTGGATATTCTCATCCAGTTGAATTTGATATTGTTGATGGTGTAACTGTTGAAGTTCCTAGTCAAACTGAAATTTCAATTAGTGGAATTAACAAGCAAATCGTTGGTGAGTTTGCAGCAAATGTTAGAGCAACTAGAAAACCAGAACCATATAAAGGTAAAGGTATTCGTTATAAAGGTGAACAAGTTAAACGAAAAGAAGGTAAAAAAGCTGGTAAATAG